One stretch of Apis cerana isolate GH-2021 linkage group LG8, AcerK_1.0, whole genome shotgun sequence DNA includes these proteins:
- the LOC107999978 gene encoding protein yellow produces MKMRVGSTLHLFNILLQIHLWTTIVAGDEDKLRVIFQWKQLDYEWPNNETKLLFPGYKQEDNLPLGLEITSTRIFVTVPRWRRGVVASLNYFYVNDTRESPTLIPYPSFEAHQYEAGSVPEIISPFRIRVDRCERLWVLDTGFTDILQNPEQEAPPALLVYDLKNDRLLRKFVIPEDQKTHDSLFANIALEDYSCEDTFAYLGDLGGPGLVVYSWKSRKSWLVKHRFFQPDPQSEEFNVSGISFHWTDGLFGMSIAPSNDGYSVMYFHPLSSTMEYSVSTKILRDPERANSPDNFKEFRALGSRGHNGQSSVSFLDPNTGVLFYALTNLNAIACWKPRNTFTLHQQGFIYQNSITMVFPNDLKIDQNGNIWVLSDRLPTFMYARLDPEDYNFRILMGSAKEAIRDTVCSTNPSENYLTTAVPPEMFENSSCTNEIRSILVFAIALVLLARTSI; encoded by the exons ATGAAAATGCGAGTCGGATCGACTCTCCACCTTTTCAATATCTTGCTTCAAATCCACCTCTGGACCACGATCGTCGCTGGCGACGAGGATAAACTTCGCGTGATCTTCCAATGGAAACAGCTCGATTACGAATGGCCGAACAACGAAACCAAACTTCTCTTCCCAGGATACAAACAGGAGGACAACCTTCCCCTTGGCCTCGAGATTACGAGCACCAGGATATTTGTCACTGTGCCGAGATGGAGGCGCGGTGTCGTTGCCAGTTTGAATTACTTTTACGTAAATG ATACACGGGAATCTCCTACTCTGATACCTTATCCTTCTTTCGAGGCGCATCAATACGAGGCTGGAAGCGTGCCGGAGATCATTTCGCCGTTTCGAATCCGAGTGGATCGATGCGAAAGATTGTGGGTCCTCGATACTGGATTTAcagatattttgcaaaatccgGAACAAGAGGCGCCGCCCGCGTTGCTCgtatacgatttaaaaaacgaCCGATTGCTACGAAAATTCGTTATCCCCGAGGATCAAAAAACGCACGATTCTCTTTTCGCGAATATCGCGCTCGAAGATTACTCCTGCGAGGATACCTTCGCTTATCTGGGCGATCTGGGTGGTCCCGGACTGGTGGTCTACTCGTGGAAGTCGAGAAAATCATGGCTCGTCAAGCATCGCTTCTTTCAACCCGATCCGCAA aGCGAGGAATTCAACGTGTCGGGAATTTCGTTCCATTGGACCGACGGTTTGTTCGGTATGAGCATCGCGCCATCTAACGATGGATACAGCGTGATGTATTTCCATCCACTTTCCAGCACCATGGAATATTCGGTTAGTACCAAGATATTGAGAGATCCTGAACGCGCCAATTCTCCAG ACAACTTCAAAGAATTTCGGGCTCTTGGGTCTCGCGGACATAATGGTCAGAGCAGCGTCAGCTTCTTGGACCCGAACACCGGAGTTCTTTTCTACGCGTTAACCAATTTAAACGCTATTGCGTGTTGGAAACCTCGAAATACGTTCACGCTTCACCAACAAGgctttatttatcaaaacagTATTACGATGGTTTTTCCTAACGATTTAAAG ATCGatcaaaatggaaatatttgggTACTCTCGGATCGTTTGCCTACCTTCATGTATGCACGTTTGGATCCcgaagattataattttagaattcttaTGGGATCCGCCAAAGAGGCTATAAGAGACACTGTTTGTTCCACGAATCCATCGGAAAATTATCTGACGACTGCCGTTCCTCcggaaatgtttgaaaattctaGTTGCACGaacgaaattcgatcgattctcgTATTCGCAATTGCCTTAGTTCTTCTCGCGAGAACgtctatttga
- the LOC107993980 gene encoding cytochrome b5-related protein-like, whose product MGKSESSIPGFENFPGREAKVKTGYAYLEGRRQVDGAEDLWRIGNSLYDLEGFAKFHPGGAEWIRLTKGTDITELFQTHHLTDKATKLLPKYFIREAVVPRKLPLTFEPNGFFSTFKRRALEALKDVNFHQPSTKTNLIADFLFTSSLIFSILTAYTQSYLMIVFTGILLAWTAISGHNYLHMKDNFRMYYFDLSTMSSKDWRITHAMSHHMYPNTLWDYEIYAFEPFIHWLPDPKKSLAMTFVSQLMSPIIWALVFYEQAIKRYYSVFFEYKTFEIRDAIPFFLPVLMSFFTPNFFTAVKLWLLIIMATSFIFSIIGFNAAHHHPDIFHDGDIYRDDYDWGVLELDAVRERKVIDDSDFLVLTNFGLHGLHHLLPTVDHSYLPLCVNAFEQTCKEFGIGIEKFTQWELIKGQFKQLARKKLKKNFR is encoded by the exons ATGGGGAAAAGCGAAAGTTCGATACCaggttttgaaaattttcccgGAAGGGAGGCTAAAGTTAAAACAGGCTACGCTTATTTGGAAGGAAGAAGGCAAGTAGATGGCGCGGAAGATTTGTGGAGGATTGGAAATAGCTTATACGATTTGGAAGGGTTCGCAAAATTTCATCCAGGAGGCGCTGAATGGATCCGCCTTACCAAGGGTACCGATATTACCGAACTTTTTCag ACGCATCATTTGACCGACAAAGCCACAAAACTTcttccaaaatatttcataagggAGGCTGTTGTACCACGAAAACTGCCATTAACATTCGAGCCAAATGGTTTCTTTTCTACGTTCAAAAGACGGGCATTGGAAGCTTTGAAGGATGTGAATTTCCATCAGCCGTCCACAAAAACGAATTTAATCGcagattttcttttcacttCTTCTTTAATATTCAGCATCCTAACAGCGTACACCCAATCTTATCTAATGATCGTGTTTACCg GGATTCTCCTCGCATGGACCGCTATAAGCGGCCACAATTATCTTCACATGAAGGATAACTTTCGAATGTATTATTTCGACTTGAGTACGATGTCATCGAAGGATTGGCGAATAACGCACGCGATGAGCCATCACATGTATCCCAATACTCTATGGGACTACGAGATATACGCGTTCGAGCCTTTTATTCATTGGTTACCAGATCCGAAAAAATCTTTAGCGATGACTTTCGTGAGTCAACTCATGAGTCCTATTATTTGGGCTTTGGTATTTTACGAACAAGCGATCAAAag ATATTATTccgtatttttcgaatataaaacgtTCGAAATAAGAGACGCGATACCTTTTTTCCTACCCGTTTTAATGTCATTCTTCACACCAAATTTCTTCACGGCTGTGAAACTGTGGTTATTGATCATAATGGCAACTAGTTTTATATTCTCCATAATCGGTTTCAACGCAGCTCATCATCATCCTGATATCTTTCACGATGGTGATATATACAG agACGATTATGACTGGGGTGTGCTGGAATTGGATGCTGTGAGGGAACGAAAGGTGATCGACGATTCCGATTTTTTGGTACTGACGAATTTCGGTTTACACGGTCTTCATCACCTTTTACCAACGGTCGATCATTCTTACTTGCCACTTTGCGTGAACGCTTTTGAACAAACTTGCAAGGAATTCGGGATCGGTATCGAAAAATTCACTCAATGGGAACTCATCAAAGGACAATTTAAACAATTGGCACGTAAGAAACTGAAGAAGAATTTCAGATAG